In Dehalococcoidia bacterium, the following are encoded in one genomic region:
- a CDS encoding UPF0104 family protein yields the protein MADAEQPRLPRSYSRLTVITILLLVAVGAAIVIIDRKQVALLMQTSDWSYLIGAVAFTGLSYLAGSATFLVIMRIFKNRLGIAHLLNIGMVSMVLQNLIGPPSGMSVRILLLGRHGVKNSEIVASSLLLSYFKNLLYFSLIPISLIWIVVSHPLPAFGAATILLIIAVLIVLLVVASSIAFYARLRAFVLRGIGRAWRKVSKRDIQKHLDQFSESLTLGTDNLRRKKENRLPLAVTIVVDVGTTLAVLWFCFAALGIEVDPWVLFTGFNFGITLTIISFIPGDIGVQEASMAGVFALFGVPFSQGVIAAVLFRVVYYFVPFILTLPLYWKLLREKVAEVKSEAPGTKP from the coding sequence ATGGCTGACGCAGAGCAACCGCGGCTTCCCCGGTCTTACTCCCGGCTGACCGTCATTACCATCCTGCTGCTGGTGGCGGTGGGCGCCGCCATCGTCATTATCGACCGCAAGCAGGTAGCCCTGCTCATGCAAACCTCCGACTGGAGCTACCTTATCGGGGCGGTGGCATTCACGGGGCTATCCTACCTGGCAGGGAGCGCCACCTTCCTGGTCATCATGCGCATTTTCAAGAACAGGCTCGGGATTGCGCACCTCCTGAACATAGGCATGGTATCCATGGTGCTGCAGAACCTCATCGGGCCGCCTTCCGGCATGTCGGTCAGGATACTGCTGCTGGGCAGGCACGGCGTCAAGAACTCCGAGATAGTGGCCTCCTCGCTGCTGCTGTCCTACTTCAAGAACCTGCTCTATTTCTCGCTCATCCCCATCAGCCTGATATGGATCGTGGTGAGCCACCCCCTCCCCGCCTTCGGCGCCGCCACCATCCTGCTCATCATCGCAGTACTGATAGTGCTGCTGGTGGTAGCTAGCAGCATCGCCTTTTACGCCCGGCTGCGCGCCTTCGTGCTGCGGGGCATCGGACGCGCCTGGCGCAAGGTAAGCAAGCGCGACATCCAGAAGCACCTGGACCAGTTCAGCGAGTCTCTGACTCTCGGCACGGATAATCTGAGGCGCAAAAAGGAAAACCGCCTGCCGCTGGCGGTGACCATCGTGGTAGACGTGGGGACGACCCTCGCGGTGCTGTGGTTCTGCTTCGCCGCGCTCGGCATCGAGGTGGACCCGTGGGTGCTGTTCACCGGCTTCAATTTCGGCATCACGCTGACGATCATCTCGTTCATACCGGGCGACATCGGCGTGCAGGAGGCCTCCATGGCGGGTGTGTTCGCCCTGTTCGGGGTGCCCTTCTCGCAGGGCGTCATCGCGGCGGTGCTGTTCAGGGTGGTGTACTACTTCGTGCCTTTCATCCTCACGCTGCCTTTATACTGGAAACTGCTGCGGGAGAAGGTGGCGGAGGTGAAATCCGAAGCACCAGGCACCAAACCCTAA